The Lepisosteus oculatus isolate fLepOcu1 chromosome 4, fLepOcu1.hap2, whole genome shotgun sequence genome window below encodes:
- the znf503 gene encoding zinc finger protein 503 produces the protein MITSPSISALRNSNYTKAAWANSGSGNNSSAAAHINKPFLHSVPPSDPLRQANRLPIKVLKMLTARTGHILHPEYLQPLPSTPVSPIELDAKKSPLALLAQTCSQIGKPDPPPSSKLSSVTSNGSSDKESKSGPLKLSDIGVEDKSSFKPYSKPSEKKDPGSGTSSGEKSGFRVPSATCQPFTPRTGSPNSSTSASPLPSEGKSGESQDKKESDTSKNSTTEGSGTTSISHSRISVSCAGINVEVNQHQETTSGSKPITSDSSSVSTASSASVLGSGLVAPVSPYKPGQTVFPLPPAGMTYPGTLAGAYAGYPPQFLPHGVTLDPTKSSSLVNAQLAAASSLGCSKAGSSPLAGASPPSIMSASLCRDPYCLSYHCASHLAGAASASCTHDSAAAAALKSGYPLVYPTHPLHSVHSSPPSFAGHPLYPYGFMLPNDPLPHVCNWVSANGPCDKRFSSSEELLNHLRTHTAFTGTDKLISGYPSSSSLVGAAAAAMACHMHMPPAGAPGSPGTLALRSPHHALGLSSRYHPYSKSPLPTPGAPVPVPAATGPYYSPYALYGQRLTTASALGYQ, from the exons ATGATCACATCGCCCTCGATCTCTGCTCTACGAAATAGTAATTACACTAAAGCAGCCTGGGCAAACAGCGGCTCTGGGAATAATAGCAGCGCCGCGGCTCACATCAAcaaaccctttctgcactccGTTCCTCCTTCGGACCCTCTAAGGCAAGCTAACCGTCTCCCAATCAAGGTCCTGAAAATGCTGACGGCGCGTACGGGACACATTTTGCACCCCGAATACCTTCAGCCCCTGCCGTCCACACCAGTTAGTCCAATTGAG CTAGATGCCAAGAAAAGTCCACTGGCCCTCCTGGCACAGACCTGCTCGCAAATCGGTAAGCCGGACCCGCCTCCTTCCTCCAAGCTCTCCTCCGTAACCTCGAATGGATCTAGCGACAAAGAGTCCAAATCGGGCCCTTTGAAACTGAGCGATATTGGAGTGGAAGACAAATCGAGTTTCAAACCCTACTCCAAACCGTCAGAGAAGAAGGATCCAGGCTCCGGGACTTCCAGTGGAGAGAAGTCTGGTTTCCGTGTGCCTAGCGCCACCTGCCAGCCGTTCACTCCAAGGACAGGCAGCCCGAACTCCAGCACCTCGGCGTCTCCGCTGCCGTCGGAGGGCAAGTCTGGAGAGAGCCAGGACAAGAAAGAGTCTGACACGAGTAAAAACAGCACGACCGAGGGCTCTGGCACCACCAGCATCAGCCATAGCAGGATAAGCGTGAGCTGTGCGGGAATTAACGTGGAGGTCAACCAGCACCAGGAGACGACGTCGGGCTCGAAACCCATCACTTCCGACTCCTCGTCAGTTTCCACGGCTTCGTCGGCGTCCGTTCTCGGGTCTGGACTTGTGGCTCCCGTTTCGCCCTACAAGCCCGGCCAGACTGTTTTCCCCCTGCCACCTGCTGGCATGACCTACCCTGGGACCTTAGCCGGGGCCTATGCTGGCTATCCGCCCCAGTTCCTGCCCCACGGAGTGACTTTAGACCCGACGAAGTCCAGCAGCCTGGTCAATGCACAGCTCGCCGCCGCGAGCTCGCTGGGCTGCAGCAAGGCCGGCTCGAGCCCTTTAGCGGGAGCCTCGCCGCCGTCCATAATGTCCGCTAGCCTTTGCAGAGACCCTTACTGCTTAAGCTACCACTGCGCAAGCCACTTGGCTGGGGCGGCCAGTGCCTCGTGTACGCACGActcggcggcggcggcggctctCAAATCCGGATACCCACTCGTGTACCCCACGCACCCGTTGCACAGCGTCCACTCCTCGCCACCCTCTTTTGCGGGACACCCTTTGTACCCTTATGGTTTCATGCTGCCGAACGACCCCCTGCCGCATGTCTGTAACTGGGTGTCGGCCAACGGACCTTGTGACAAGCGCTTTTCCTCCTCGGAAGAGCTTCTCAACCACTTGCGGACCCACACAGCTTTCACGGGAACTGACAAATTAATCTCCGGTTACCCCAGCTCGTCGTCGCTGGTTGGCGCCGCGGCCGCGGCCATGGCGTGCCACATGCACATGCCCCCCGCGGGAGCCCCCGGGAGCCCAGGCACGCTGGCACTCAGGAGCCCGCACCATGCTTTAGGACTCAGCAGTCGGTACCACCCTTATTCAAAGAGCCCCTTGCCAACTCCAGGCGCCCCGGTTCCGGTTCCTGCAGCTACTGGACCCTACTACTCGCCTTATGCACTGTATGGACAGAGACTGACCACAGCGTCAGCGTTGGGATACCAGTAA